One window of Papaver somniferum cultivar HN1 chromosome 9, ASM357369v1, whole genome shotgun sequence genomic DNA carries:
- the LOC113308719 gene encoding zinc finger CCCH domain-containing protein 53-like isoform X2, with the protein MDAYEATRIVFSRIQTLDPENASKIMGLLLIKDHGEKEMIRLAFGPESLLHSLIIKARTELGISSNTCSTPSTPSSPSPFFSSSNPNSLSRQNSSSFSSSNSSTATTTTSNTIPISTNNNTTSSTSIATSRMLSNLSLPNPSSWGSSVPSSYSDFQNSDDFLISPNSSSSLSYAAAMNGFSNSNMNLGSSADLIDDFQLQEQLSFLNEKNNNDFFYPSLEQVSSPSSNSDGMLFPNYAANWGNAANNSAAAAMSNGSHRRSCSVTDICLGSDPLGSGFGWKPCLYYNRGYCKNGTTCRFLHGDSPDSPSMVGSPSKIDFMEQCQELLRSKAAQQQQQQQQMRLNTASQLLGTSSLPYTSVAGKCMNFLLQQQQNDNQRAAAAALLLGEDMKFGRNRMERSEFSSSGGGMINPGSRQIYLTFPADSTFREEDVSNYFSIYGPVQDVRIPYQQKRMFGFVTFVYPETVKLILAKGNPHFVCDARVLVKPYKEKGKVPDNSSSVINRKQQNQGERGEYSSCTTPTGLDSRDPYDLQQLGGARMLYNNQDLLLRRKLEEQAELQQAIDMQSRRLMGLQLLDIKKHHHRNLSMGAVPIPSPTHSHAFLNQTLINSMSSPRSSETREENCGSPAAATSPGSDQLGGDQHSQQLAVNMDAKKEELVFVDNITEEKPNGESEVHEGSEHNLPDSPFASGGDSSSFFSTDTAEAERSIAASSAFSSSLSSPSSIHSNVLASSLFPPTSTLDMASFKSCFFPMPRFSSGQGAIEM; encoded by the exons ATGGATGCTTATGAAGCAACAAGGATAGTTTTCTCAAGAATACAAACCCTAGATCCTGAGAATGCTTCGAAAATCATGGGTTTGTTGTTAATCAAAGACCACGGTGAAAAGGAGATGATTAGACTTGCTTTTGGTCCTGAATCGTTACTTCATTCACTAATAATCAAAGCAAGAACTGAGTTAGGTATTTCATCAAACACTTGTTCTACACCTTCAAcaccttcttctccttctccttttttctcttcttcaaaccctaattcacttTCCAGACagaattcttcttcgttttcGTCTTCAAATTCTTCAACTGCTACTACAACTACAAGTAATACTATACCTATTTCAACTAATAATAATACTACTTCTTCAACTAGTATTGCGACTTCAAGAATGCTTAGTAACCTTagtttaccaaaccctagttcgtGGGGGTCTTCTGTTCCTTCATCTTACTCTGATTTTCAGAACTCTGATGATTTTCTCATCAGTCCCAATTCTTCTTCGTCTCTTTCATATGCTGCTGCAATGAATGGGTTTAGCAACAGTAATATGAATTTGGGCTCTTCCGCAGACCTGATTGATGATTTCCAACTTCAAGAGCAGTTATCTTTCCTGAATGAAAAGAACAACAATGATTTCTTCTACCCATCACTTGAGCAAGTTTCAAGTCCAAGTAGTAATTCTGACGGTATGCTGTTCCCTAATTATGCTGCCAATTGGGGAAACGCTGCTAataattctgctgctgctgctatgaGTAATGGTAGTCACAGAAGAAGTTGTTCTGTTACTGATATCTGCTTGGGTTCTGACCCTTTGGGTTCTGGTTTTGGATGGAAACCATGTCTGTACTACAACAGAGGTTACTGTAAGAATGGAACAACCTGTCGGTTCCTCCATGGTGATTCTCCTGATTCACCATCCATGGTGGGTTCTccttcaaaaattgatttcatggAACAGTGCCAAGAGTTACTCAGATCCAAAGCtgctcagcagcaacaacaacagcagcagatgaGGTTGAACACTGCTTCTCAGCTATTGGGTACTAGTTCTTTACCTTACACTTCAGTGGCTGGGAAATGCATGAATTTCTTGTTGCAACAGCAACAGAATGATAACCAGAG agcGGCTGCTGCAGCATTGCTTTTAGGAGAAGACATGAAATTCGGAAGGAATCGAATGGAAAGGAGCGAATTCTCGAGCTCAGGAGGTGGAATGATTAACCCAGGTTCTAGGCAAATCTACTTGACTTTCCCTGCTGATAGCACTTTTAGAGAAGAAGATGTTTCCAATTACTTCAG CATTTACGGGCCAGTGCAAGATGTGAGGATTCCATATCAGCAGAAGAGAATGTTCGGGTTTGTCACATTTGTGTACCCAGAAACTGTGAAACTGATCCTGGCAAAAGGAAACCCACATTTCGTATGTGATGCTCGTGTTCTCGTCAAGCCTTACAAGGAAAAGGGGAAAGTCCCTGATAA TTCTTCATCTGTAATTAACAGGAAGCAACAGAACCAAGGTGAAAGAGGAGAATATTCATCTTGTACTACCCCCACCGGTTTAGACTCTAGAGATCCTTACGACTTGCAACAACTTG GTGGAGCAAGGATGTTGTACAACAACCAGGATTTGTTATTGAGAAGAAAATTGGAGGAACAGGCAGAGCTTCAACAAGCAATAGATATGCAAAGTCGCAGATTGATGGGCTTGCAACTTCTAGACATCAAGAAACACCACCATAGAAATTTATCCATGGGAGCTGTTCCAATTCCTTCTCCAACTCACTCTCATGCCTTCCTCAATCAAACTCTGATCAATTCAATGTCCTCTCCCAGGAGTTCCGAGACCCGTGAAG AAAATTGTGGAAGCCCTGCTGCAGCCACTTCCCCTGGTTCTGATCAGCTCGGAGGGGATCAGCATTCTCAGCAGCTGGCAGTAAATATGGATGCTAAGAAAGAAGAACTCGTTTTTGTTGACAATATCACTGAGGAGAAACCCAATGGGGAAAGCGAAGTCCATGAAGG CTCGGAGCACAATCTTCCCGACAGTCCATTTGCGTCTGGTGgggattcttcttctttcttctccaccgATACAGCAGAGGCTGAGAGGAGCATTGCTGCTTCCTCTGCATTCTCTTCATCATTATCATCTCCATCTAGTATCCATAGTAACGtattagcatcatcgttgtttcCTCCAACTTCTACTCTGGATATGGCATCCTTTAAATCATGTTTCTTCCCAATGCCCAG GTTCTCTTCGGGGCAAGGAGCTATAGAAATGTAA
- the LOC113308719 gene encoding zinc finger CCCH domain-containing protein 53-like isoform X1, with translation MDAYEATRIVFSRIQTLDPENASKIMGLLLIKDHGEKEMIRLAFGPESLLHSLIIKARTELGISSNTCSTPSTPSSPSPFFSSSNPNSLSRQNSSSFSSSNSSTATTTTSNTIPISTNNNTTSSTSIATSRMLSNLSLPNPSSWGSSVPSSYSDFQNSDDFLISPNSSSSLSYAAAMNGFSNSNMNLGSSADLIDDFQLQEQLSFLNEKNNNDFFYPSLEQVSSPSSNSDGMLFPNYAANWGNAANNSAAAAMSNGSHRRSCSVTDICLGSDPLGSGFGWKPCLYYNRGYCKNGTTCRFLHGDSPDSPSMVGSPSKIDFMEQCQELLRSKAAQQQQQQQQMRLNTASQLLGTSSLPYTSVAGKCMNFLLQQQQNDNQRAAAAALLLGEDMKFGRNRMERSEFSSSGGGMINPGSRQIYLTFPADSTFREEDVSNYFSIYGPVQDVRIPYQQKRMFGFVTFVYPETVKLILAKGNPHFVCDARVLVKPYKEKGKVPDNSSSVINRKQQNQGERGEYSSCTTPTGLDSRDPYDLQQLGGARMLYNNQDLLLRRKLEEQAELQQAIDMQSRRLMGLQLLDIKKHHHRNLSMGAVPIPSPTHSHAFLNQTLINSMSSPRSSETREENCGSPAAATSPGSDQLGGDQHSQQLAVNMDAKKEELVFVDNITEEKPNGESEVHEGSSEHNLPDSPFASGGDSSSFFSTDTAEAERSIAASSAFSSSLSSPSSIHSNVLASSLFPPTSTLDMASFKSCFFPMPRFSSGQGAIEM, from the exons ATGGATGCTTATGAAGCAACAAGGATAGTTTTCTCAAGAATACAAACCCTAGATCCTGAGAATGCTTCGAAAATCATGGGTTTGTTGTTAATCAAAGACCACGGTGAAAAGGAGATGATTAGACTTGCTTTTGGTCCTGAATCGTTACTTCATTCACTAATAATCAAAGCAAGAACTGAGTTAGGTATTTCATCAAACACTTGTTCTACACCTTCAAcaccttcttctccttctccttttttctcttcttcaaaccctaattcacttTCCAGACagaattcttcttcgttttcGTCTTCAAATTCTTCAACTGCTACTACAACTACAAGTAATACTATACCTATTTCAACTAATAATAATACTACTTCTTCAACTAGTATTGCGACTTCAAGAATGCTTAGTAACCTTagtttaccaaaccctagttcgtGGGGGTCTTCTGTTCCTTCATCTTACTCTGATTTTCAGAACTCTGATGATTTTCTCATCAGTCCCAATTCTTCTTCGTCTCTTTCATATGCTGCTGCAATGAATGGGTTTAGCAACAGTAATATGAATTTGGGCTCTTCCGCAGACCTGATTGATGATTTCCAACTTCAAGAGCAGTTATCTTTCCTGAATGAAAAGAACAACAATGATTTCTTCTACCCATCACTTGAGCAAGTTTCAAGTCCAAGTAGTAATTCTGACGGTATGCTGTTCCCTAATTATGCTGCCAATTGGGGAAACGCTGCTAataattctgctgctgctgctatgaGTAATGGTAGTCACAGAAGAAGTTGTTCTGTTACTGATATCTGCTTGGGTTCTGACCCTTTGGGTTCTGGTTTTGGATGGAAACCATGTCTGTACTACAACAGAGGTTACTGTAAGAATGGAACAACCTGTCGGTTCCTCCATGGTGATTCTCCTGATTCACCATCCATGGTGGGTTCTccttcaaaaattgatttcatggAACAGTGCCAAGAGTTACTCAGATCCAAAGCtgctcagcagcaacaacaacagcagcagatgaGGTTGAACACTGCTTCTCAGCTATTGGGTACTAGTTCTTTACCTTACACTTCAGTGGCTGGGAAATGCATGAATTTCTTGTTGCAACAGCAACAGAATGATAACCAGAG agcGGCTGCTGCAGCATTGCTTTTAGGAGAAGACATGAAATTCGGAAGGAATCGAATGGAAAGGAGCGAATTCTCGAGCTCAGGAGGTGGAATGATTAACCCAGGTTCTAGGCAAATCTACTTGACTTTCCCTGCTGATAGCACTTTTAGAGAAGAAGATGTTTCCAATTACTTCAG CATTTACGGGCCAGTGCAAGATGTGAGGATTCCATATCAGCAGAAGAGAATGTTCGGGTTTGTCACATTTGTGTACCCAGAAACTGTGAAACTGATCCTGGCAAAAGGAAACCCACATTTCGTATGTGATGCTCGTGTTCTCGTCAAGCCTTACAAGGAAAAGGGGAAAGTCCCTGATAA TTCTTCATCTGTAATTAACAGGAAGCAACAGAACCAAGGTGAAAGAGGAGAATATTCATCTTGTACTACCCCCACCGGTTTAGACTCTAGAGATCCTTACGACTTGCAACAACTTG GTGGAGCAAGGATGTTGTACAACAACCAGGATTTGTTATTGAGAAGAAAATTGGAGGAACAGGCAGAGCTTCAACAAGCAATAGATATGCAAAGTCGCAGATTGATGGGCTTGCAACTTCTAGACATCAAGAAACACCACCATAGAAATTTATCCATGGGAGCTGTTCCAATTCCTTCTCCAACTCACTCTCATGCCTTCCTCAATCAAACTCTGATCAATTCAATGTCCTCTCCCAGGAGTTCCGAGACCCGTGAAG AAAATTGTGGAAGCCCTGCTGCAGCCACTTCCCCTGGTTCTGATCAGCTCGGAGGGGATCAGCATTCTCAGCAGCTGGCAGTAAATATGGATGCTAAGAAAGAAGAACTCGTTTTTGTTGACAATATCACTGAGGAGAAACCCAATGGGGAAAGCGAAGTCCATGAAGG CAGCTCGGAGCACAATCTTCCCGACAGTCCATTTGCGTCTGGTGgggattcttcttctttcttctccaccgATACAGCAGAGGCTGAGAGGAGCATTGCTGCTTCCTCTGCATTCTCTTCATCATTATCATCTCCATCTAGTATCCATAGTAACGtattagcatcatcgttgtttcCTCCAACTTCTACTCTGGATATGGCATCCTTTAAATCATGTTTCTTCCCAATGCCCAG GTTCTCTTCGGGGCAAGGAGCTATAGAAATGTAA
- the LOC113308719 gene encoding zinc finger CCCH domain-containing protein 53-like isoform X3, protein MDAYEATRIVFSRIQTLDPENASKIMGLLLIKDHGEKEMIRLAFGPESLLHSLIIKARTELGISSNTCSTPSTPSSPSPFFSSSNPNSLSRQNSSSFSSSNSSTATTTTSNTIPISTNNNTTSSTSIATSRMLSNLSLPNPSSWGSSVPSSYSDFQNSDDFLISPNSSSSLSYAAAMNGFSNSNMNLGSSADLIDDFQLQEQLSFLNEKNNNDFFYPSLEQVSSPSSNSDGMLFPNYAANWGNAANNSAAAAMSNGSHRRSCSVTDICLGSDPLGSGFGWKPCLYYNRGYCKNGTTCRFLHGDSPDSPSMVGSPSKIDFMEQCQELLRSKAAQQQQQQQQMRLNTASQLLGTSSLPYTSVAGKCMNFLLQQQQNDNQRAAAAALLLGEDMKFGRNRMERSEFSSSGGGMINPGSRQIYLTFPADSTFREEDVSNYFSIYGPVQDVRIPYQQKRMFGFVTFVYPETVKLILAKGNPHFVCDARVLVKPYKEKGKVPDKKQQNQGERGEYSSCTTPTGLDSRDPYDLQQLGGARMLYNNQDLLLRRKLEEQAELQQAIDMQSRRLMGLQLLDIKKHHHRNLSMGAVPIPSPTHSHAFLNQTLINSMSSPRSSETREENCGSPAAATSPGSDQLGGDQHSQQLAVNMDAKKEELVFVDNITEEKPNGESEVHEGSSEHNLPDSPFASGGDSSSFFSTDTAEAERSIAASSAFSSSLSSPSSIHSNVLASSLFPPTSTLDMASFKSCFFPMPRFSSGQGAIEM, encoded by the exons ATGGATGCTTATGAAGCAACAAGGATAGTTTTCTCAAGAATACAAACCCTAGATCCTGAGAATGCTTCGAAAATCATGGGTTTGTTGTTAATCAAAGACCACGGTGAAAAGGAGATGATTAGACTTGCTTTTGGTCCTGAATCGTTACTTCATTCACTAATAATCAAAGCAAGAACTGAGTTAGGTATTTCATCAAACACTTGTTCTACACCTTCAAcaccttcttctccttctccttttttctcttcttcaaaccctaattcacttTCCAGACagaattcttcttcgttttcGTCTTCAAATTCTTCAACTGCTACTACAACTACAAGTAATACTATACCTATTTCAACTAATAATAATACTACTTCTTCAACTAGTATTGCGACTTCAAGAATGCTTAGTAACCTTagtttaccaaaccctagttcgtGGGGGTCTTCTGTTCCTTCATCTTACTCTGATTTTCAGAACTCTGATGATTTTCTCATCAGTCCCAATTCTTCTTCGTCTCTTTCATATGCTGCTGCAATGAATGGGTTTAGCAACAGTAATATGAATTTGGGCTCTTCCGCAGACCTGATTGATGATTTCCAACTTCAAGAGCAGTTATCTTTCCTGAATGAAAAGAACAACAATGATTTCTTCTACCCATCACTTGAGCAAGTTTCAAGTCCAAGTAGTAATTCTGACGGTATGCTGTTCCCTAATTATGCTGCCAATTGGGGAAACGCTGCTAataattctgctgctgctgctatgaGTAATGGTAGTCACAGAAGAAGTTGTTCTGTTACTGATATCTGCTTGGGTTCTGACCCTTTGGGTTCTGGTTTTGGATGGAAACCATGTCTGTACTACAACAGAGGTTACTGTAAGAATGGAACAACCTGTCGGTTCCTCCATGGTGATTCTCCTGATTCACCATCCATGGTGGGTTCTccttcaaaaattgatttcatggAACAGTGCCAAGAGTTACTCAGATCCAAAGCtgctcagcagcaacaacaacagcagcagatgaGGTTGAACACTGCTTCTCAGCTATTGGGTACTAGTTCTTTACCTTACACTTCAGTGGCTGGGAAATGCATGAATTTCTTGTTGCAACAGCAACAGAATGATAACCAGAG agcGGCTGCTGCAGCATTGCTTTTAGGAGAAGACATGAAATTCGGAAGGAATCGAATGGAAAGGAGCGAATTCTCGAGCTCAGGAGGTGGAATGATTAACCCAGGTTCTAGGCAAATCTACTTGACTTTCCCTGCTGATAGCACTTTTAGAGAAGAAGATGTTTCCAATTACTTCAG CATTTACGGGCCAGTGCAAGATGTGAGGATTCCATATCAGCAGAAGAGAATGTTCGGGTTTGTCACATTTGTGTACCCAGAAACTGTGAAACTGATCCTGGCAAAAGGAAACCCACATTTCGTATGTGATGCTCGTGTTCTCGTCAAGCCTTACAAGGAAAAGGGGAAAGTCCCTGATAA GAAGCAACAGAACCAAGGTGAAAGAGGAGAATATTCATCTTGTACTACCCCCACCGGTTTAGACTCTAGAGATCCTTACGACTTGCAACAACTTG GTGGAGCAAGGATGTTGTACAACAACCAGGATTTGTTATTGAGAAGAAAATTGGAGGAACAGGCAGAGCTTCAACAAGCAATAGATATGCAAAGTCGCAGATTGATGGGCTTGCAACTTCTAGACATCAAGAAACACCACCATAGAAATTTATCCATGGGAGCTGTTCCAATTCCTTCTCCAACTCACTCTCATGCCTTCCTCAATCAAACTCTGATCAATTCAATGTCCTCTCCCAGGAGTTCCGAGACCCGTGAAG AAAATTGTGGAAGCCCTGCTGCAGCCACTTCCCCTGGTTCTGATCAGCTCGGAGGGGATCAGCATTCTCAGCAGCTGGCAGTAAATATGGATGCTAAGAAAGAAGAACTCGTTTTTGTTGACAATATCACTGAGGAGAAACCCAATGGGGAAAGCGAAGTCCATGAAGG CAGCTCGGAGCACAATCTTCCCGACAGTCCATTTGCGTCTGGTGgggattcttcttctttcttctccaccgATACAGCAGAGGCTGAGAGGAGCATTGCTGCTTCCTCTGCATTCTCTTCATCATTATCATCTCCATCTAGTATCCATAGTAACGtattagcatcatcgttgtttcCTCCAACTTCTACTCTGGATATGGCATCCTTTAAATCATGTTTCTTCCCAATGCCCAG GTTCTCTTCGGGGCAAGGAGCTATAGAAATGTAA
- the LOC113308719 gene encoding zinc finger CCCH domain-containing protein 22-like isoform X4 — protein sequence MDAYEATRIVFSRIQTLDPENASKIMGLLLIKDHGEKEMIRLAFGPESLLHSLIIKARTELGISSNTCSTPSTPSSPSPFFSSSNPNSLSRQNSSSFSSSNSSTATTTTSNTIPISTNNNTTSSTSIATSRMLSNLSLPNPSSWGSSVPSSYSDFQNSDDFLISPNSSSSLSYAAAMNGFSNSNMNLGSSADLIDDFQLQEQLSFLNEKNNNDFFYPSLEQVSSPSSNSDGMLFPNYAANWGNAANNSAAAAMSNGSHRRSCSVTDICLGSDPLGSGFGWKPCLYYNRGYCKNGTTCRFLHGDSPDSPSMVGSPSKIDFMEQCQELLRSKAAQQQQQQQQMRLNTASQLLGTSSLPYTSVAGKCMNFLLQQQQNDNQRAAAAALLLGEDMKFGRNRMERSEFSSSGGGMINPGSRQIYLTFPADSTFREEDVSNYFSIYGPVQDVRIPYQQKRMFGFVTFVYPETVKLILAKGNPHFVCDARVLVKPYKEKGKVPDNSSSVINRKQQNQGERGEYSSCTTPTGLDSRDPYDLQQLGGARMLYNNQDLLLRRKLEEQAELQQAIDMQSRRLMGLQLLDIKKHHHRNLSMGAVPIPSPTHSHAFLNQTLINSMSSPRSSETREENCGSPAAATSPGSDQLGGDQHSQQLAVNMDAKKEELVFVDNITEEKPNGESEVHEGFSSGQGAIEM from the exons ATGGATGCTTATGAAGCAACAAGGATAGTTTTCTCAAGAATACAAACCCTAGATCCTGAGAATGCTTCGAAAATCATGGGTTTGTTGTTAATCAAAGACCACGGTGAAAAGGAGATGATTAGACTTGCTTTTGGTCCTGAATCGTTACTTCATTCACTAATAATCAAAGCAAGAACTGAGTTAGGTATTTCATCAAACACTTGTTCTACACCTTCAAcaccttcttctccttctccttttttctcttcttcaaaccctaattcacttTCCAGACagaattcttcttcgttttcGTCTTCAAATTCTTCAACTGCTACTACAACTACAAGTAATACTATACCTATTTCAACTAATAATAATACTACTTCTTCAACTAGTATTGCGACTTCAAGAATGCTTAGTAACCTTagtttaccaaaccctagttcgtGGGGGTCTTCTGTTCCTTCATCTTACTCTGATTTTCAGAACTCTGATGATTTTCTCATCAGTCCCAATTCTTCTTCGTCTCTTTCATATGCTGCTGCAATGAATGGGTTTAGCAACAGTAATATGAATTTGGGCTCTTCCGCAGACCTGATTGATGATTTCCAACTTCAAGAGCAGTTATCTTTCCTGAATGAAAAGAACAACAATGATTTCTTCTACCCATCACTTGAGCAAGTTTCAAGTCCAAGTAGTAATTCTGACGGTATGCTGTTCCCTAATTATGCTGCCAATTGGGGAAACGCTGCTAataattctgctgctgctgctatgaGTAATGGTAGTCACAGAAGAAGTTGTTCTGTTACTGATATCTGCTTGGGTTCTGACCCTTTGGGTTCTGGTTTTGGATGGAAACCATGTCTGTACTACAACAGAGGTTACTGTAAGAATGGAACAACCTGTCGGTTCCTCCATGGTGATTCTCCTGATTCACCATCCATGGTGGGTTCTccttcaaaaattgatttcatggAACAGTGCCAAGAGTTACTCAGATCCAAAGCtgctcagcagcaacaacaacagcagcagatgaGGTTGAACACTGCTTCTCAGCTATTGGGTACTAGTTCTTTACCTTACACTTCAGTGGCTGGGAAATGCATGAATTTCTTGTTGCAACAGCAACAGAATGATAACCAGAG agcGGCTGCTGCAGCATTGCTTTTAGGAGAAGACATGAAATTCGGAAGGAATCGAATGGAAAGGAGCGAATTCTCGAGCTCAGGAGGTGGAATGATTAACCCAGGTTCTAGGCAAATCTACTTGACTTTCCCTGCTGATAGCACTTTTAGAGAAGAAGATGTTTCCAATTACTTCAG CATTTACGGGCCAGTGCAAGATGTGAGGATTCCATATCAGCAGAAGAGAATGTTCGGGTTTGTCACATTTGTGTACCCAGAAACTGTGAAACTGATCCTGGCAAAAGGAAACCCACATTTCGTATGTGATGCTCGTGTTCTCGTCAAGCCTTACAAGGAAAAGGGGAAAGTCCCTGATAA TTCTTCATCTGTAATTAACAGGAAGCAACAGAACCAAGGTGAAAGAGGAGAATATTCATCTTGTACTACCCCCACCGGTTTAGACTCTAGAGATCCTTACGACTTGCAACAACTTG GTGGAGCAAGGATGTTGTACAACAACCAGGATTTGTTATTGAGAAGAAAATTGGAGGAACAGGCAGAGCTTCAACAAGCAATAGATATGCAAAGTCGCAGATTGATGGGCTTGCAACTTCTAGACATCAAGAAACACCACCATAGAAATTTATCCATGGGAGCTGTTCCAATTCCTTCTCCAACTCACTCTCATGCCTTCCTCAATCAAACTCTGATCAATTCAATGTCCTCTCCCAGGAGTTCCGAGACCCGTGAAG AAAATTGTGGAAGCCCTGCTGCAGCCACTTCCCCTGGTTCTGATCAGCTCGGAGGGGATCAGCATTCTCAGCAGCTGGCAGTAAATATGGATGCTAAGAAAGAAGAACTCGTTTTTGTTGACAATATCACTGAGGAGAAACCCAATGGGGAAAGCGAAGTCCATGAAGG GTTCTCTTCGGGGCAAGGAGCTATAGAAATGTAA